The DNA segment GGATCTTGTAGCCCCGGGGCGCAAGCGGGGCGCCGTCGACGACCTGGCGCCGCACGGCAAAGAACCCGCTCACGGGATCGGTGATCTCGGGGAAGAGGATGCGGCCGAACGCGGTTGCCCCGAGTGATATGATCCTCCGCTTGAGCGGCCACGCCTCGATATCGCCGCCCTTCGTGTACCTGCTCCCGACGGCGATGTCCGCGCCGCCCCGTATCGCCTCGTAGAACAGGGGGATGAGATCGGGAGGGTGCGAGAAGTCGGCGTCGATGACCTGCAGGATATCCGAGCGCGCCGACCGGAATCCCTCGACGACCGACTGCGAGAGGCCGTGATCCTCCCTCCGCACGATCAGGCGCACGTTCTCCTGCCGGCCGGCGATCTCCCGGACGATCGGGATCGTGCGGTCCTTCGAGTCGTCGTCCACCACCAGGATCTCGTCGTGGATGCCGTTTTGCGACAGAACCCCGTCGACCGCATCGATGATCGCGGCGATGTTCTCCTCCTCGTTGAAGGTAGGGATGATCACCGAAAGATCACAGGGTTCGGCCATGGTTCTTTTCCCCTAGGTCGACCTGAAGAGATAGATTCCCGTGTGCTGCCCGGTAAACTGCGCGTTCTCGTCAAGCCAGCCCAGTGCATCCTCGCCGGGGTTCGCGGCAAAGATATCGTGGGTCACGACGTAGAACGCGCGCCGGTCGGGATACCGGTCACGGACAGCCGCGAGGTCGTCCCCGGTCGTCGCCGCGAGTTCGATGGTTCCGTCGGTCGCGTTGCTGTAGTAGTAGTCGAGCGGAAGCGCCATGTAGGACGGCAGCACGACGACGAGATCTCCTTCCCCGGTCATCCCGCCGAGTTCCGCGGAGAAACCCCGCCAGTCGTTCTTCTGCGGTGTCGTGTAGTAGGTGGAGAGAAACGGGGCGCTGACGAGGATTGCCGCGGCGATGAAGATTGCGACCGCCCACCTCTCCCGCACGAGGGCACGGAGCGCGGGATACGCCGACGCGATCCCGATGAAGTAGACCGGGAGGAGGTAGATGAGGTAGCGCGGGAACATCGGCATCCGTGAGGAGAGGACGAGGCTCGCCGCCAGCGGGACGAAGATCATGAAAAGGAGGAGGAGCGCCCCGTTCCGGTCCTCGCGCCAGGTATAGGCGACGCCGAGCAGGAAGAGGAGGAGGAAGGGAACCAGGACGGCGATGCTGTGTCCCGATGCCTCGAGAAGGGTCTGGTAGACGACGTCGAGCCCCTGCATGCCGAACGTCGGGTCGGACGACGTTCTCGCGAGAAAGAGGTTCACAGTCACGATGAGCAGAGGGAGGGCGGCAACGACGAAGGCAACGAGCCCGAGGGCAGGGCCGCTCGCGTTCCTGGCGTC comes from the Methanoculleus marisnigri JR1 genome and includes:
- a CDS encoding glycosyltransferase family 39 protein — its product is MSAKTRHGTQENGAALWYLLGLTVIGALLRFYNLAGNSLWLDEAATLSFARQSLAGIWESTAGGEFNPPLFYWLEHGILVFGESEFVLRFLPALLGVLTIPVVYYIGSEFKDRNVGLIAAALLAFSPFHIFYSQEARAYTPMLFFFSLALLSYVRASRSNETRSWVLFGIFSAVAFWMHFYAIVPVAVLVLHALVARAGEIRKDARNASGPALGLVAFVVAALPLLIVTVNLFLARTSSDPTFGMQGLDVVYQTLLEASGHSIAVLVPFLLLFLLGVAYTWREDRNGALLLLFMIFVPLAASLVLSSRMPMFPRYLIYLLPVYFIGIASAYPALRALVRERWAVAIFIAAAILVSAPFLSTYYTTPQKNDWRGFSAELGGMTGEGDLVVVLPSYMALPLDYYYSNATDGTIELAATTGDDLAAVRDRYPDRRAFYVVTHDIFAANPGEDALGWLDENAQFTGQHTGIYLFRST